In Limisphaerales bacterium, the genomic window CGATGGCGGGAAAAAAATCGACGTCCAACCCGTCGGCACAAAATTCCTGCGCCGTATCGTGATCGCCATCCCGCTCGCCACCCGTCAAATCACACTCCGCGCCCCAAACAAATTCTGGTACACCCGCCGCCTCTGGCTCGGCCAACAAAACAAAAAGCCCGCCATCCACTGGCAATTCCCCGCCAACCCGAAACCCCTCCGCCTAAAACTCAACGAACACGCCGTGTTGGAATTCCCGCCCCCACCCATCACACCAAACGGTCGCACCGGCTACTCGCTCCGCATCCGAGGGAGCTACGAATTTAATGTAAACCGTCAACAGCCTAAATAAACTCGTTGATTAAGTTCTCCAAGAACTCCTGCCGACCACTGACGTTGGGGGTGACGTCGCCTTTCTCGAGCATGTAGGTTTCGAGGCTTGCGAATGAGGCTTCGCCGTTTTCAATTTGTTGGCCGATGCCGGTGTCCCAGCTGGCGTAGCGGTCTTTCATGAACGCGGCTAAACGACCGTCTGCGCGGATCGCGGCGGCAATTTTTAGGCCGCGGGCGAAGGCGTCCATGCCGCCGATGTGCGCGTGGAAAAGGTCGATCGGCTCGTGGCTTTCGCGGCGCACTTTGGCATCAAAATTCACTCCGCCCGGCGCGAGGCCGCCGTGTTTCATCACCGCCAGCATGCACTTGGTGGTGAGATAAATGTCGGTCGGAAATTGGTCGGTGTCCCAGCCGAGCAACAGATCACCGGTGTTCGCGTCCATCGAGCCGAGGAAACCCTGCCCGCCGGCGTAGTCGATTTCATGCTCCATCGAGTGACCCGCCAGCGTGGCGTGATTGGTCTCGAGGTTCAGCTTCACGTGATCTTCCAAACCATACGTGCGCAGAAAGTTGATGCACGCGGCGGCATCGAAATCGTACTGATGTTTTGTGGGCTCCTTCGGTTTGGGCTCGAACATAAACTGGCCGGTGTAGCCAATCTCTTTCGCGTAATCCACCGCCATGTGCATGAACGCCGCGAGATGATCCAGCTCGCGGTGCATGTCCGTGTTCAGCCAATTTTGATATCCCTCGCGCCCGCCCCAAAACACATAACCTTCGCCGCCGAGATCTTTCGTCACCTCCAGCATCTTCTTCACCTGCGCCGCCGCAAACGCAAACGCGTCCGCATTGGAACTCGTCGCCGCGCCGTGCATGTAGCGCGGGTTGCTGAACAAATTCGCCGTGCCCCAAAGCAGCCGCTTCCCCGTGCGCGCCTGTTCCTCCTTCAACACCGCTGCCACCGAATCGAGATTCGCATGGCTCTCCGCCAGCGACGCCCCTTCCGGCGCCACATCGCGATCGTGAAAACAATAAAACGGCGCGCCCAGTTTTTCCAAAAATTCAAAAAACACCCGTGCCCGATTCTCCGCATTCGCCACATCATCCGCCCCCTCCCAAGGGCGCAACGCCGTCCCCGGCCCGAAGGGATCCGCGCCGCCTCCGCGCATCGTGTGCCAATACGCCACGCCAAAGCGCAGGTGATCGGCCATCGGCTTGCCCTCCACCACCTCGGCGGCCTCGTAATGTTTAAAGGAAAGCGGATTCTTGGAATCCGCACCCTCGTACTCAATCGTTTTTACCTCAGGAAAAAATTCAGCCATAAGATTAAAATAATAAAATCGGTTCGCGCGCATTGGACGGAACAGGCGAGGTCAAGTCAAGGCAAAGGCAATTGAAGATACATAGATTTTGACGCGCAACACAAGTTGTGGTCCCTTTAGCCCATGAAAGATTACACCGCAGTCGTCGAG contains:
- the xylA gene encoding xylose isomerase, with product MAEFFPEVKTIEYEGADSKNPLSFKHYEAAEVVEGKPMADHLRFGVAYWHTMRGGGADPFGPGTALRPWEGADDVANAENRARVFFEFLEKLGAPFYCFHDRDVAPEGASLAESHANLDSVAAVLKEEQARTGKRLLWGTANLFSNPRYMHGAATSSNADAFAFAAAQVKKMLEVTKDLGGEGYVFWGGREGYQNWLNTDMHRELDHLAAFMHMAVDYAKEIGYTGQFMFEPKPKEPTKHQYDFDAAACINFLRTYGLEDHVKLNLETNHATLAGHSMEHEIDYAGGQGFLGSMDANTGDLLLGWDTDQFPTDIYLTTKCMLAVMKHGGLAPGGVNFDAKVRRESHEPIDLFHAHIGGMDAFARGLKIAAAIRADGRLAAFMKDRYASWDTGIGQQIENGEASFASLETYMLEKGDVTPNVSGRQEFLENLINEFI